One genomic segment of Hordeum vulgare subsp. vulgare chromosome 2H, MorexV3_pseudomolecules_assembly, whole genome shotgun sequence includes these proteins:
- the LOC123429212 gene encoding dirigent protein 21-like → MAIKNTMQLLPAFLFALVLMASAAATETIHLKFYMHDIVTGGPSSPATAVQVIKGVVPLANDPTTHFGDMYVIDDLLTEGPDPASPAIGRAQGFFQFASMTEYALLLTANFVFTAGSQNGSSVAILSRDVIFDSVRELPIVGGTGDLRGATGYGLLRTHSANSTTRNAVLKIDMYLRV, encoded by the coding sequence ATGGCCATCAAGAACACCATGCAGCTCCTACCGGCTTTCCTCTTCGCCCTCGTGCTGATGGCATCGGCAGCGGCAACGGAGACGATCCACCTCAAGTTCTACATGCATGACATCGTCACCGGCGGGCCGTCGAGCCCAGCAACAGCGGTGCAAGTCATCAAAGGCGTGGTGCCGCTGGCCAACGACCCCACCACCCACTTCGGCGACATGTACGTCATCGATGACCTACTGACGGAAGGGCCAGACCCGGCGTCCCCCGCCATCGGCAGGGCACAGGGGTTCTTCCAATTCGCATCGATGACAGAGTACGCGCTGCTGCTCACCGCCAATTTCGTGTTCACGGCAGGGAGTCAAAACGGCAGCTCCGTGGCCATACTCTCCAGGGACGTCATCTTTGACAGTGTCAGGGAGCTGCCAATCGTGGGCGGCACCGGCGACCTCCGTGGTGCGACCGGGTACGGTCTGCTCCGGACACACTCCGCCAACAGCACCACCAGGAACGCGGTGCTCAAGATTGATATGTACCTGCGCGTGTAG